CTGGGCTTTAATTCAGCCTGGCTCTACTTGTGTTTCGTTACAGGTTCCCTTCAGTGTCCTGGCTGGCTTCAGGTCACTCTAGGGGCTGGGAATCTCATCCTGTCTCTGCTCTTGCTGGCGGTTTGTGGTGAGTCACCAAGGGCTGAAGCTTTATCTGTCTGGGTGTGCCAGTCGGCAGCGTGGATGCgacactgggggaggggcggccAGTGACATTGagaggcagcaaatttaaaactgatactCGGTTACAAtgagcctgtggaactcactgccacatgatcTCACTGGGGCCATGAGCTTATCAGGGCTCAGTGAAGGATCAGGACACATATAAGAGGAACGAGACCAGCCAGAGAGCCAGGAAGTACCCAAGTGCTTTGGCAGGAGctataaaccctcctgcttcaagGCATCAATCAACCCCTAGCTATGGGCAGGAAGGGTCTAAGTTGGAGGACAAGTTATCATTGTCCACTAGGGGCTGTCTTCCTCCTTGCTCAGAAGTAGCTGGGGCTGTCCAGCCTTGGAGGTGAGCTCCCGGGTTAGATGGGCCCCAGGTCTGATTCAATCTGGCCATCCCCATGCAGCCTGTTTTGGGTGATGTTTGGATGGTGAGAATGGGTGGAAACATGATCTGGGTTTGCGAAGAAGcccaagggatttaggcacctacttcCCAGTGGTTCTTTTCAATCCCAGACACTTTTTCAGACCGTGTCCCTTTGAGGCTTCTCCCAAACCCATGGGAGTCAGTGGCAATGGGGCAGAACAGGCTCTGGGGCAGGCCCTGTGTCTCTGCAGGCCTCTGTGCTGGTGCTTTTACCAGCAACTCCCACAACATTGACCGGGCGCCCTCACTCCCACCGACGCTGCTTTGCAGTTTCCTTCTTGGTGTCCGAGAAGGGACAGACCCCGGCAGCCCCTGGGAGCGACGGAGCCGGGCGCAGAGATACAGCGACACCCCCTGGGAGcgagggagctgggagcagagataCAGCGACACCCCCTGGGAGcgagggagctgggagcagagataCAGCGACACCCCCTGGGAGCACAGACCCCAGCGCGGCAGAATGCAGCGCCCGCCTGGAGCGTTTCCGATCCCAGCTGtgccccccggcccagcccggcccagcaGGTAACCCCAGCTCGTGTGTCTCTGAGCCGCCCTCCGCCCGGGCACGGCCAGTGGAAACCCAGCGGCCGTCCCAGCCCGTGGGGATCCTGCAGGGCAGGGACAcgccgccccctgctggctgcaccCATCTAGCCACCAGCCCCGCTGGGTGCCAGGCGAGGAATATGAATGGACGTCCTCCGCTGGGACTGTGCATGGGGCAGCGACATCTACTGGCCGTTCAGGTTATTACACAGCCACGAAGATTTTAATAACAATGTAATAGgaaaaaacaaccaggagtccggtggcactttaaagatgaacagatttatttgggcaacagctttcgtgggtaaaaaacccacttcttcagatgcacggagtgaacatcacagatgcaggcattattctactgacacatgaagagaagggagttacctcacaaggggagagccagtgttgacagggccaattcaatcaggccCTGTCTGATACAACCCAATtgagccaagccctaagatacaaccgcatttgctccaatccctcagatagagacaaacacctacaagatctttatgaagcgttcttaaaactacaatacccacctggggaagtgaggaaacagactgacagagcgagacgggtacccagaagtcacctactacaggacaggcccaacaaggaaaataacagaacatcactggccatcacgtacagcccccagctaacaCCTCTcgagcacatcatcaacgatctacaacctatcctggaaaatgatcccccactctcacagaccttgggagacaggccagtcctcgcttacagacagccccccaacctgaaataaatactcaccagcaactacacaccacaccacagaaacactaatccaggaaccaatccctgtaacaaatcTTGTtgtctactctgtccccataaCTACTCTAGCGACatcatcagaggacccaaccccgtcagccacaccatcaggggctcattcacctgcacatctactgtgatctatgccatcatgtgccagcaatgcccctctgccatgtacattggccaaactggatagtatctatgtaaaagaagaaatggacacacATCGCACATCAGGAAGGGTAACATGCAAAAgccagcaggagaacacttcaatcttcctggacattctgtaacagatttcaaagtagccatcctgcaacaaaaaaccttcagaaacagacttcaaagagaaactgcagaactaaaattcatttgcaaatttaacaccattaatttgggcttgaatagggcctgggagtggctggctcactacaaaagcaactttccctctcctggaattgacacctcctcatcaattattgggagtggaccacatccgccctgattgaattggccctgtccacactggttctccacttgtgaggtaactcccttctcttcatgtgtcagtataataatgcctgcatctgtaagtttcactccatgcatctgaagaagtgggtatttcCCCACGAAagtttatacccaaataaatctgttagtctttagggTGCCACCGGACTCCGCATTGTTTCtgtgcatacagactaacacagcgacCCCCTGAGACTTGACACAATGTAATACAAAGCTGtccaatttttttcagtgtgtgtgggggggtttcaCATCTTATTAGTGGGATTGTTTTACGGTCCCATCCACTCCCATTCCCTACCATCTGGGCCCAATGTACCCTCCCATTCACCCCTGggtcccagcctcccctcctgttcccagtttaacaccaccccttccccccagttaCTCCAAGACCCTACTAGGccattctggcagtgtaaaggggccttaaagtggataCATTGGCCCCTGAGAATCTCCCCTGTCCTGGGGGGGGCCTCTCCGGCTGATGTGAAGCTGGGGTAAGGGCCCTCACCCACCCTGTTCCCAACCCCCAAATTGGGGGGCAGATTGGTAGTGTGGCTAGAGTGCAGTGCGCTGTGGgtcttctctgcttcccagggcccATCTGGGAGCAATGGATAAGGCAGAGCAGCCCCGAGGCTGCTGTAACTGATACCGGGAGCCAGGCAGGTCACCAGCTGCCTGTCCCACGCTCCCTGCAGGAGTTCCTAAAGGACCTGACACAAGGTTCATGTCTGTTCTGGATCGGACTATCCGTTTCCTCCTCGGAGAAGGCCTGGACCTGGCTGGACGGCTCCCAGTTGGATCAGACCCTGTGAGTGATTCTTTGAGTCAAACACTTTCCCTCCCCTCtgtgggcagcaggggccagggccagggatggggtggggggacttGGGGGGAAGGTTGGGAGCTCAGGGGGAGCCGTGTTCAGTGTCAGACGATGCtgagaccccaggaggggggctggggagctcGGCTGagaggggggctgggtgggagcagacagggccatggggcagggagagatttgtgcatcccccagcacagagatggtggctggagccctgggggcgggggaggtggctCAGAGACGGggtgtggagggagaagagcaaaggggccaggccagagccctggggatccCCCAGacaatggggcaggggggagggggagacacagaGCCGCCAGAGAGGCAGGAGGGGACCAGGAGGGGGCAGCGTCGGCCCAGCCCGGTAAGgggggagacagggagcaggggagggagatggacagGGTCTAGCCCAGCAGGGAggatgaggagggagcaggtccctgggctctgggcagggagaggcCGTTCGAGACCCTggccagggccctgacagtgaggagagggggcagcccccagggcagagctggaggagACGACGGCTGCGGATCCCGCTGGAACAGGGAAGAGCCGCTACCGACTGTGTGTGATGGACCCACACGCGCTGACAGGGGCCCTCTCCTCTGTCCCGCAGGCTCCCGGTGTCAGGCCCGGCTGAGGGGAACAGCTGTGGGTCGGTGAAGGGGAATCGGCTTCATTCTGACACCTGCAGCTCTGGATATCAGTGGATTTGCCAGAGACGCCTCGTCCCGCTCTGAGCAGGGTACGGAGGAGACCTCAGAGCGCGGCACCGTTAGCCCCATgtcacacatggggaaactgagacacagacacTGACCTGCCTGAGATTAGGGTGAGTGTGTGGCAAAGtagaaatggaacccaggagtcctgactcccagcccccctccctctaacctccagcctctccccctctcccagggctgggactaaaacccaggagtcctgactcccagtcctcccTCAGGCAAAGGAGTTTAACGGGGTTAATTCCATTGAGAAGAACAATTCCAAGCTCTGGGGTTACCTGTCCCAGCAGGAGTTGGAGGCGCtgcgggggcagggcttgggccgCAGGGGTAATGCTCTGCACAGCCCTGGGGCAGTTTAGCACCGGACGGACATGGGAGGGAGGAATCTGCCAGATTccccctggtgtaaatcagcatccatccagggacttcagtggagcagcacTGACTGACCCgaactggggatctggccccattgactccgtGGTGCTATGGTGGATTCACGCCAGGTGTGGATCTGGGGTTTCACCTCTATTTCACTCCTGGTTAATTTCTTTGCACCTCTCTGCCAGGTCCCTCTCTGAGCTCTCTTCCCCGGCCCATCCACTGCTCCCGTCCGCACCTCTGCCCAACCTGCCCTAACGGATCGTTAACTCCTGTCACTAATGGTGGGGTCTCAGCTTCCCCAGTCAGGCATCAGAGCTTTACCATGCTGATGTGCTGTCCCCTTGCTATCTCCTCAGAGCATCGCTAAGCGGATCAGTCCCTCGATCCCAAAGGGAACCTTTCCATGCGTGTTGCTTGGTGATCTCTGGGGTCACTGTCTCTGTCAGAGGAGCCGGGTGGGGACGCTCAGGGGCActatggggagggctgggggctaaCGAAGGCCTTGTTACTCAGTGGCCCGGCAGCCCAGGAGGAGATGGACTGGGAAAGCTGGAGGGCAGGTTGGCTGACCAAGCCAAACAGACCCCAGTGTCTTTAGGAGCCGCCACCCCCCGAGACAGCTGGGCTTGTGACTGCCAGAGAACAGAACTGGTCTGGTT
This genomic interval from Caretta caretta isolate rCarCar2 chromosome 14, rCarCar1.hap1, whole genome shotgun sequence contains the following:
- the LOC142068992 gene encoding killer cell lectin-like receptor subfamily B member 1F, with the translated sequence MEDEEGYTALNLRPKRGGSEGPSPAGNQGSLQCPGWLQVTLGAGNLILSLLLLAVCVSFLVSEKGQTPAAPGSDGAGRRDPSAAECSARLERFRSQLCPPAQPGPAGPIWEQWIRQSSPEAAVTDTGSQAGHQLPVPRSLQEFLKDLTQGSCLFWIGLSVSSSEKAWTWLDGSQLDQTLLPVSGPAEGNSCGSVKGNRLHSDTCSSGYQWICQRRLVPL